A region from the Dinoroseobacter shibae DFL 12 = DSM 16493 genome encodes:
- a CDS encoding YdcH family protein, translated as MTVSSHLEELRRKHQSLSARVDDAQRSAATDSLTIASLKKQKLRLKEEIERLQAN; from the coding sequence ATGACCGTGAGTTCGCATCTCGAGGAACTCCGCCGGAAACACCAATCGCTTTCCGCTCGTGTGGATGACGCGCAACGTAGCGCCGCAACAGACAGTCTGACGATTGCCTCGCTCAAGAAGCAGAAGCTACGTCTCAAGGAAGAGATCGAGCGTCTGCAAGCGAACTGA
- a CDS encoding tRNA1(Val) (adenine(37)-N6)-methyltransferase — protein sequence MPSACVETSLDGFLGGRLVLEQPVQGYRAGTDPVLLAASVPARAGQSCLDLGCGVGAAALCLMVRTGAACTGVELQPGYAALARANASRNDLPLEVIEGDATDLPPDLRQRSFDHVFFNPPYFAAEASTAPADAGRDLALRDRGDLTDWLAAAVRRTRPRGTVTLIARTDRLPEVMAAVPRVLGSLRLQPLVARAGRPAKRFVLQGIKEGRAPFTLRAPLVLHDGSRHLRDGEDGSDIARHLLRDGGALSLSDPAC from the coding sequence ATGCCCTCGGCCTGCGTTGAGACCTCGCTCGATGGGTTCCTCGGCGGACGGCTGGTGCTCGAACAACCCGTGCAGGGCTACCGGGCCGGGACCGACCCGGTGCTTCTGGCCGCCTCGGTGCCCGCGCGGGCCGGGCAAAGCTGCCTCGACCTGGGCTGCGGTGTCGGTGCGGCGGCCCTGTGCCTGATGGTGCGCACGGGGGCGGCCTGCACGGGGGTCGAGTTGCAACCGGGCTACGCCGCCCTGGCGCGCGCCAACGCGTCCCGCAACGACCTGCCCCTGGAGGTGATCGAGGGCGACGCGACCGACCTGCCTCCCGACCTGCGGCAGCGCAGCTTTGACCACGTGTTCTTCAACCCGCCCTATTTCGCCGCCGAGGCCAGTACCGCACCGGCCGATGCGGGCCGCGATCTCGCCCTGCGGGACAGGGGGGATCTGACCGACTGGCTGGCTGCGGCAGTCCGTCGCACCAGGCCCCGGGGAACGGTCACCCTGATCGCCCGGACCGACCGGCTGCCCGAGGTCATGGCGGCGGTGCCCCGCGTGCTTGGCTCGCTGCGATTGCAACCTCTGGTTGCGCGCGCGGGCCGTCCGGCCAAGCGCTTTGTTTTGCAGGGCATCAAGGAGGGCCGCGCCCCCTTCACCCTGCGTGCGCCGCTGGTGCTCCATGACGGATCGCGGCACCTGCGCGATGGCGAGGACGGCTCGGACATCGCCCGGCACCTGCTGCGTGACGGTGGCGCGCTGTCGCTCTCCGACCCGGCCTGCTGA